The genomic DNA AAATCAGGAATCTACTAACTGACAATAATTATACTATCTTAAGGGGTTTGCTGAAGGAACTTCATCCGGCCGATATTGCCCGGGGTTTTGAAGACCTTAAGCCAGAAGAACAAGTGGCTGTTTTTAAATGTCTTTCGGATGATGAGGCTATCGAGGTCTTTGAAGAGCTTGAGCTTGAGCAGCAGTCCTTCCTGCTCGATTCTATCAGTCGAGGGAGGGCAGGGAAGGTGCTGGATGCCATGTCTTCTGATGATCGGGCCGATCTCTTTTCCGAACTCTCTGATGAAACCGTCACCCGTCTTTTTAACTTGATGAAGCGGGAAGAGGTAGCCGATGTAGTTCAACTCTTAAAATATGAACCTGATACGGCCGGTGGACTTATGACCACCGATTATATTGCCTTAAAAGAAGATATAACCGTGGAGGCAGCCGTTGAGGCTATCAGGAAGAGACCTAAGGCCGAGATGATCCACTATGTCTATGTGGTAGATGAGTCCGGTCACTTAGTCGGAGTAGCCTCCCTGCGTGCCCTCATTCTCGCCAAGGAAGGGACTTCTCTTTTTGAGGTAATGGACTCCGATCCAATCAGGGTCAAAGTAGATTTAGATCAGGAAGAAGTGGCCAGGACAGTGGCTACTTATGATCTATTAGCTCTTCCCGTCATTGAGCACGATAACCGGTTGGTAGGGATTGTTACGGTAGATGATATTATCGATGTCGTGGAAAAAGAAGCGACCGAAGATATCTATCGGATGGCCGGAACAGCCTTTGAAGATGATGGGCATAAAAAATCGATATTTAAGATCGCCGT from bacterium includes the following:
- the mgtE gene encoding magnesium transporter, which translates into the protein MKSMALFIPEIRNLLTDNNYTILRGLLKELHPADIARGFEDLKPEEQVAVFKCLSDDEAIEVFEELELEQQSFLLDSISRGRAGKVLDAMSSDDRADLFSELSDETVTRLFNLMKREEVADVVQLLKYEPDTAGGLMTTDYIALKEDITVEAAVEAIRKRPKAEMIHYVYVVDESGHLVGVASLRALILAKEGTSLFEVMDSDPIRVKVDLDQEEVARTVATYDLLALPVIEHDNRLVGIVTVDDIIDVVEKEATEDIYRMAGTAFEDDGHKKSIFKIAVLRFPWLFTCLIGGLISGSIIRFFKITLNETIALTFFIPVILGMGGNVGIQSSTIVVRGVALGHLERAQIGRILSRQMGIGLILGAMCGTLIGVIASLFHMGGEVVALAAGVSMFCSLSLAAFIGALFPLIFNRLNIDPAIASGPFVTTVMDITGLTVYFILASLLVKALT